A single genomic interval of Romboutsia ilealis harbors:
- a CDS encoding YitT family protein, with protein MRYIKKETLKSILLIIIGASILSFGSYNFNYQNNVTEGGVLGLLLLMQHVFNISPSITSVIIDFSLFAIGTKFFGKRFLLYSVLSTITFSTTYKIWESVGFLIPSFTNNMLIASILAGIGVGVGVGLVVRGGGASGGDDVIALLGNKLLKLKVNHVYLVTDAIVLLMSLVYLDIKQVFFSIIAVTISGKIISIIYKDDEDNKDNIEEIDDVIIYE; from the coding sequence TTGCGGTATATAAAAAAAGAGACATTAAAAAGTATTTTATTAATAATTATAGGAGCAAGCATCTTATCATTTGGAAGCTATAATTTTAACTATCAAAATAATGTTACTGAAGGTGGAGTACTAGGATTATTATTATTAATGCAACATGTTTTTAATATATCTCCATCAATAACAAGTGTAATAATAGATTTTTCATTATTTGCTATTGGAACAAAATTTTTTGGAAAGAGATTTTTATTATATTCTGTTTTATCTACTATAACATTCTCAACTACTTACAAAATATGGGAAAGTGTAGGTTTTTTAATTCCTAGTTTTACAAATAACATGTTAATAGCAAGTATATTAGCAGGTATAGGTGTAGGAGTAGGTGTTGGACTTGTAGTTAGAGGGGGAGGAGCATCTGGAGGAGATGATGTAATAGCTCTTTTAGGTAATAAACTTCTTAAACTAAAAGTTAACCATGTTTACTTAGTAACTGATGCAATAGTTCTTTTAATGTCATTAGTTTACTTAGATATAAAACAAGTATTTTTCTCAATAATAGCAGTTACAATAAGTGGAAAAATTATAAGTATAATTTATAAAGA